A genomic region of Sphingobium sp. HWE2-09 contains the following coding sequences:
- a CDS encoding integral membrane-like protein — protein MPLRLLPLIRHPACILTLFGVLLMLPALLWGPGFTHSNQYNLLWTAHFGQEMAAGHLYERWLPGSFEGLGSPTFYFYPPFAYWIGGAFHAVGFAVPTAVNLTGLALLVASGLAMHHWLATRGTRPLLGAMLYMAAPYHLYDIYVRGALAEATAFVWLPLIALAIDRLPARRGVVLLATAYAGLLISHLPLAMLTGLFLIAPLIGWRLWQRAPILPSAIVSGVLAFALAAFFLIPALTLQSHVSISLLWVQDYRATDWSIWNSSFELFPCLALGLILLAWPAARTPWGAIAIVTALLSVRLIPFVWEISLLNKVQFPWRAFCIAEFAAITALAGSRLRPALLVGAGVLLLFPYLFGGLLTAAFLRKPVDQALIARVAPDAPEYLPRGFDLSRVRPNDRWVDLTPWRALPRGDAIVVERAGPVTLGHAAFPIWQVTRDGRPVPSSGPLLHFDATPGLYRVERQRLWQETLGSAISLVALLLLAILALRQRGISHLSKFPPYSPAQPRSH, from the coding sequence ATGCCCTTGCGCCTGCTGCCCCTCATTCGCCACCCCGCCTGCATCCTGACGCTATTTGGCGTGCTGCTGATGCTGCCGGCCCTGTTGTGGGGGCCGGGCTTTACCCATTCAAACCAATATAATCTGCTGTGGACCGCGCATTTCGGGCAGGAAATGGCCGCCGGTCATCTCTACGAGCGCTGGTTGCCCGGTAGTTTCGAAGGGTTGGGCAGTCCGACCTTCTATTTCTACCCGCCCTTCGCCTATTGGATCGGCGGCGCTTTCCATGCGGTGGGCTTTGCCGTGCCGACGGCGGTCAACCTGACCGGGTTGGCGCTGCTGGTGGCATCGGGCCTGGCAATGCATCATTGGCTGGCGACGCGCGGCACCCGGCCATTGCTGGGCGCGATGCTGTATATGGCCGCGCCTTATCATCTCTATGACATCTATGTGCGCGGAGCGCTGGCGGAAGCGACCGCGTTCGTCTGGCTGCCGCTGATCGCGCTGGCGATCGACCGGCTTCCGGCCCGGCGGGGCGTCGTGCTGCTGGCGACGGCCTATGCAGGCCTGCTGATCAGCCATCTGCCGCTGGCGATGCTGACCGGCCTGTTCCTGATCGCGCCGCTGATCGGGTGGCGATTGTGGCAGCGCGCGCCGATATTGCCATCAGCCATTGTTTCGGGGGTGCTGGCCTTTGCGCTGGCCGCCTTCTTCCTGATCCCGGCGCTGACGCTGCAATCCCACGTGTCGATATCCTTATTGTGGGTGCAGGATTATCGGGCGACGGATTGGTCGATCTGGAACAGCAGTTTCGAACTCTTTCCCTGCCTGGCGCTGGGGCTGATCCTGCTCGCCTGGCCCGCGGCGCGGACGCCATGGGGCGCGATCGCGATCGTGACGGCGTTGCTGTCCGTCCGCCTCATCCCGTTCGTCTGGGAGATATCCTTGCTCAACAAGGTGCAATTTCCCTGGCGCGCCTTTTGCATTGCGGAGTTTGCGGCGATCACCGCGCTGGCGGGCAGTCGGTTGCGCCCGGCGCTGCTGGTCGGTGCGGGCGTGTTGCTGCTGTTCCCCTATCTGTTCGGTGGCCTGCTGACCGCCGCTTTTCTGCGCAAGCCCGTCGATCAGGCGCTGATCGCGCGGGTCGCGCCGGATGCGCCCGAATATCTGCCGCGTGGCTTCGACCTGTCGCGCGTGCGCCCGAACGATCGCTGGGTCGATCTGACGCCGTGGCGCGCGCTGCCGCGTGGCGACGCGATAGTGGTCGAGCGGGCGGGACCGGTGACGCTGGGCCATGCCGCCTTCCCGATCTGGCAAGTCACGCGCGACGGCCGTCCCGTGCCCAGCAGCGGGCCGTTGCTGCATTTCGATGCGACGCCGGGCCTCTATCGCGTCGAACGGCAGCGCCTGTGGCAGGAGACGCTGGGCAGCGCCATCAGCTTGGTCGCGCTGCTGCTGTTGGCGATACTCGCATTACGTCAACGCGGCATTAGCCATTTGTCAAAGTTTCCACCCTATTCACCTGCACAACCTAGATCACATTGA